Proteins from a genomic interval of Papaver somniferum cultivar HN1 chromosome 4, ASM357369v1, whole genome shotgun sequence:
- the LOC113272917 gene encoding glucan endo-1,3-beta-glucosidase 3-like encodes MFVMGSTLGVLVYELSMALLAAGSGVVLASDDMPTYCVAKPDGVVDRNVLLDALNWVCGKVDFSLLLQGQRYYEPDTVSAHASYAFNEYYHQSGRLTVTCDFNGAAMATTTDPSHDTCTFRRGRHQSAPTVSLGWSLPVSGTGAVLLVVMTLILF; translated from the coding sequence ATGTTTGTTATGGGTTCGACACTGGGTGTTTTAGTATATGAATTGTCCATGGCCTTGTTAGCTGCAGGTTCTGGAGTTGTATTAGCTAGTGATGACATGCCGACATATTGTGTAGCAAAACCAGATGGGGTCGTCGATCGGAATGTGTTACTGGATGCACTCAACTGGGTTTGTGGTAAAGTAGACTTCTCCCTTTTGTTGCAGGGTCAGCGATATTACGAACCAGACACAGTTTCAGCACACGCCTCCTATGCGTTCAATGAATACTATCACCAGAGTGGACGGTTAACGGTAACATGTGACTTTAACGGAGCGGCTATGGCAACTACTACAGACCCGAGTCACGATACATGTACTTTTAGGCGCGGTCGTCATCAGTCAGCACCTACTGTATCACTTGGTTGGAGTCTTCCAGTGAGTGGTACTGGAGCAGTATTATTGGTTGTGATGACTTTGATTTTATTCTAG